ATGGGGAAATTGTTCTTTTTTCCGAGGTTAACGCTTTGGTTTACAACATCATACAACAACAAAACCAACGTCCAACGGATACACTCGTTCGGCAGTTGTTCAATGACGCGCTACAGGAATTAATCAACCAAAAGGTTCTTTATTCCCATGCTGCACGAGATACCACTATTAAGATGACCGACGACAGGGTGAACCAAGAATTAGAACGTCGGATGCGTGGATTGATTGACCAAGTTGGTGGTGAAGACCGCTTTGAGATTGAGTATGGGAAATCAATCCTACAAGCAAAAAATGACTTTCGCGAAAACGTTCGTCAGCAACTGATGGCAAATGAGTTTCAAGAAAAGAAATTAAACCCCATCAAAATCTCACCTCGCGAAGTAGAAGCATGGTTTAAGCGGATTCCTCAAGACTCGTTACCCCGCCTTCCTGAATCCGTTCGGTTGTCACACATTGTCCGATTGCCCGACATTCCGGCATCCGCAAGGGATGAAGCCCGCAGAATTGCTACCGCTTTAAGGGACTCCATCCTAACAGGACGATCAAAATTAGAAAACCTTGCCCGTCGTTATACCGATGATCCTGGTTCAAGAAATACTGGCGGGCGAGGACGTGCCAAACTTTCGCAGTTGGTTCCCGAATTCGGTGCAGTGGCTTCTTCTATGGCTCCGGGCGGCATTTCGCAGGTCTTCGAGTCTCAATTTGGGATGCATGTGATGCGCGTAAATTCGTTACAAGGAGACATGTTAGATTATAGCCATATCCTCATCAAAATAAATGATCGAAATGCAAACCCCGCCAATGCAATCGCCTTTCTGAAGACCTTGCGAGACTCTATCAATACCCGAAGGGTGACGTTTGAGGCCATCGCTAAGCGACATTCGCAAGACCCACAATCGTCCTCTTTTGGAGGTGCAGTGATTAATTTCCAAACTGGTAGCCGAGACTTGGCTTTAGAGTCGCTCAATCCACGTTGGCGCGTAACCCTCAGCAAATTGGAGCCGAGCCAACTTTCCGAACCTTTGGAAACCGAATTATTGGATGGACGTAAAGCGTGGCACATTGTTTGGTTACAAAAAAGAACCGAGGCCCATACGGTCAACCTGAAAGACGATTATCAGATCATCGAACAACAGGCCCTAAACGATAAAAAGGCACAGGTCATGCGCGAATGGTTAGACCGCCTACGTGAAGGGGTTTACGTAAAAATCAATGAGGTTTCCCCGTAGCGGTCTGTTGGCCTAATCAACTTACATTTTTTTGAATATGGAGCTGGACATGACCGAATTAGAACAAGCCGAGAAACTACAAGATGCCTATCGCTCCCTTCGCGATGAGGTTGGGAAAGTCATTGTAGGACAAACGACCACTATAGACCAAATCATCATTGCCCTACTTTCAAGGGGACACTGTCTGCTGGTTGGCGTTCCGGGGTTGGCAAAAACGTTGCTCATTCAAACCATTTCCCAAGCCTTAGACCTTTCCTTTTCTCGCATCCAGTTTACGCCCGATCTCATGCCCTCTGATATCACAGGAACAGAGATTATCCAAGAAACGGATACCGGAGGCAAAGAATTTAGGTTTGTAAAAGGCCCCATCTTTGCACATGTGGTTCTGGCGGACGAGATCAACCGGACACCTCCTAAAACCCAAGCAGCCTTACTGGAGGCCATGCAGGAACACCATGTTACTGCTGCAGGTCACACGTATCATTTAGAAGAACCTTTTTTTGTTCTGGCAACACAAAACCCTATTGAGCAGGAAGGAACGTATCCGCTCCCAGAAGCTCAATTAGACCGTTTTATGCTGAATCTATGGGTGGATTATCCAACCTTTGAAGAAGAAGTCTCTGTGGTTCGCAACACTACCAGTAACCGCAAAATAACCGTCCAATCGGTTATTTCCCAACAGGATTTATTGCAGTATCAACAATTGGTTCGTATGGTTCCAGTGGCAGATAATGTCATTGAATATGCCGTAGGACTGGTGGCTAAAACAAGGCCGAACAATCCCAATGCCCCTAAATTGGTAAAAGACAACCTAAGCTGGGGAGCTGGTCCTCGTGCTTCTCAAAACCTGGTTCTCGGTGCAAAAGCGCTCGCCTTGTTGGAAGGCAGAATGACGCCACTGATTGAGGATGTAAAACGTTTGGCGATTCCCGTACTCCGACACCGGATTTTCACCAATTTCAATGCAGAAGCGGAAGGACGATCTACGGTTAATATCATTGAAGATTTGATTCGATAACTTGACCATAAAAAAAGCGCTGTTCCTTTTAGGGAGCAGCGTTTTTTTTATGCTTCGATAACGGCTTCTTGTTGCTGTCGTTGCCGCAATTGCTTGCAACGCCAAATGACCTCCTTAGACAAGGCCCAATAACACCGTGCACCCCGCGAACCACCCGCATATTCAAAAATTGATT
This genomic stretch from Rhodothermia bacterium harbors:
- a CDS encoding MoxR family ATPase, producing MTELEQAEKLQDAYRSLRDEVGKVIVGQTTTIDQIIIALLSRGHCLLVGVPGLAKTLLIQTISQALDLSFSRIQFTPDLMPSDITGTEIIQETDTGGKEFRFVKGPIFAHVVLADEINRTPPKTQAALLEAMQEHHVTAAGHTYHLEEPFFVLATQNPIEQEGTYPLPEAQLDRFMLNLWVDYPTFEEEVSVVRNTTSNRKITVQSVISQQDLLQYQQLVRMVPVADNVIEYAVGLVAKTRPNNPNAPKLVKDNLSWGAGPRASQNLVLGAKALALLEGRMTPLIEDVKRLAIPVLRHRIFTNFNAEAEGRSTVNIIEDLIR
- a CDS encoding peptidylprolyl isomerase yields the protein MTLNSSKTKTYIWLGLLFQTLLFFPEHLQAQNEVQLDRIVAVVDGEIVLFSEVNALVYNIIQQQNQRPTDTLVRQLFNDALQELINQKVLYSHAARDTTIKMTDDRVNQELERRMRGLIDQVGGEDRFEIEYGKSILQAKNDFRENVRQQLMANEFQEKKLNPIKISPREVEAWFKRIPQDSLPRLPESVRLSHIVRLPDIPASARDEARRIATALRDSILTGRSKLENLARRYTDDPGSRNTGGRGRAKLSQLVPEFGAVASSMAPGGISQVFESQFGMHVMRVNSLQGDMLDYSHILIKINDRNANPANAIAFLKTLRDSINTRRVTFEAIAKRHSQDPQSSSFGGAVINFQTGSRDLALESLNPRWRVTLSKLEPSQLSEPLETELLDGRKAWHIVWLQKRTEAHTVNLKDDYQIIEQQALNDKKAQVMREWLDRLREGVYVKINEVSP